From Pseudomonas sp. StFLB209, a single genomic window includes:
- a CDS encoding DUF2274 domain-containing protein: MSTTKKLRLGPLPKTESVKLTFACPASLKADLDRYAALHAQAYGEAVDAEKLIPHMLEAFMAGDRGFKRTQPKNGKAAPA; this comes from the coding sequence ATGAGCACGACCAAGAAGCTGCGGCTCGGGCCGCTGCCCAAGACCGAAAGCGTCAAACTGACCTTTGCCTGCCCGGCCAGCTTGAAAGCCGACCTCGACCGCTACGCCGCGCTGCACGCGCAGGCGTATGGCGAGGCGGTCGATGCAGAGAAGTTGATCCCGCACATGCTGGAGGCGTTTATGGCGGGGGATCGGGGATTCAAGCGCACACAGCCCAAGAACGGAAAAGCCGCCCCTGCGTGA
- the modB gene encoding molybdate ABC transporter permease subunit — translation MPLDSSDLGAIWLTFKLASLTTLILMVVGTPIALWLTHTRSWLKGPIGAVVALPLVLPPTVIGFYLLLLMGPHGYVGQLTQSLGLGTLTFSFAGLLAGSVVYSLPFVVQPLQNAFSAMGKRPLEVAATLRAGPWDTFFHVILPLAKPGYLTGAILGFAHTVGEFGVVLMIGGNIPDKTRVVSVQIFDHVESMAYEQAHWLAGIMLVFSFLVLLALYSSGKNKSVWS, via the coding sequence ATGCCGTTAGACAGCAGCGATCTGGGCGCGATCTGGCTGACCTTCAAGCTGGCCTCGCTGACCACCCTGATTCTTATGGTGGTCGGCACGCCCATCGCACTGTGGCTGACGCATACCCGCTCGTGGCTCAAGGGCCCGATCGGTGCTGTGGTGGCCCTGCCTCTGGTGCTGCCGCCCACGGTGATCGGCTTTTATCTGCTGTTGCTGATGGGCCCCCACGGCTATGTCGGGCAACTGACCCAGAGCCTGGGGCTTGGCACCCTGACCTTCAGTTTTGCCGGTCTGCTGGCCGGCTCGGTGGTGTATTCGCTGCCCTTTGTCGTGCAACCGCTACAGAATGCGTTTTCAGCCATGGGCAAACGCCCTCTGGAAGTGGCCGCGACGCTGCGCGCCGGGCCGTGGGACACGTTCTTTCACGTTATACTGCCACTGGCCAAACCCGGTTACCTGACGGGCGCAATTTTAGGATTCGCGCATACGGTCGGAGAGTTCGGGGTGGTATTAATGATCGGCGGTAATATTCCGGACAAGACCCGTGTCGTATCGGTACAGATTTTCGATCATGTCGAATCCATGGCTTATGAACAAGCCCACTGGCTGGCGGGTATCATGCTGGTGTTTTCTTTCCTGGTTCTGTTGGCGCTTTACTCCAGCGGCAAGAACAAAAGCGTCTGGAGTTGA
- a CDS encoding TrbI/VirB10 family protein, with protein sequence MSQDDTPDLAMPQAGKVAPEAVALRAQPRPVTRLNRRTLAILVGGLSVAVLGATIWSLQPQRRSADEQTELYNVDRVSKSEGLDGLPADYSKLPPKVPELGPPLPGDLGPAIVNSQQPAVAAYAAPGHDPNDALRKEAEAAAASSVFFRSGGQGQAAATVAQATPGAPGGASALAAFDPLAAGPASVATQPADPTAVQNRQDQKEAFLKAGSTETRNSGNLALPASPYQVMAGTVIAGALVTGIKSDLPGDVIATVTEPVFDTATGKFLLIPQGSRILGRYNSQVSYGQSRVQVVWNRVILPDTSSLTLDNLVGTDPAGYAGLEDDVDWHWKRIVAGAVLTTLLGVGAELAAPENRQDGNRIVIAGRDSAQDSINQVGQEITRRNMNIQPTLTERPGLPVRIIVNRDLVLRPYQPLFFNRGASQ encoded by the coding sequence ATGAGCCAGGACGACACCCCCGACCTCGCCATGCCGCAGGCAGGCAAGGTCGCGCCGGAAGCGGTGGCGCTGCGCGCCCAGCCGCGTCCGGTCACTCGCCTGAACCGGCGCACGCTGGCCATCCTCGTCGGCGGCCTTTCGGTCGCCGTGCTCGGGGCCACGATCTGGTCGCTGCAACCGCAGCGGCGCAGCGCCGACGAGCAGACCGAGCTATACAACGTCGATCGCGTCTCGAAGTCCGAAGGGCTGGATGGTCTGCCGGCCGACTACTCGAAGCTGCCGCCGAAGGTGCCCGAGCTGGGGCCGCCGCTGCCGGGCGACCTCGGCCCTGCCATCGTGAACTCGCAGCAGCCGGCCGTGGCCGCTTACGCGGCCCCCGGCCACGACCCCAACGATGCCTTGCGCAAGGAGGCGGAAGCCGCTGCGGCTTCGTCGGTGTTCTTCCGCTCGGGCGGCCAAGGCCAAGCCGCCGCGACCGTGGCGCAGGCGACACCGGGTGCGCCTGGTGGTGCAAGCGCGCTCGCGGCCTTCGACCCACTCGCGGCCGGGCCGGCATCGGTGGCGACGCAGCCTGCCGACCCGACCGCCGTACAGAACCGGCAAGACCAGAAAGAGGCGTTCCTGAAAGCCGGCTCTACGGAAACCCGCAATTCCGGCAATCTGGCGCTGCCGGCGTCGCCCTATCAGGTGATGGCCGGAACCGTGATCGCGGGCGCGCTGGTGACGGGCATCAAGTCGGACTTGCCGGGCGACGTGATCGCCACGGTGACGGAGCCGGTTTTTGACACGGCAACTGGCAAGTTCCTGCTGATCCCGCAGGGATCGCGCATCCTTGGGCGCTACAACAGCCAGGTCAGCTACGGGCAGAGCCGTGTGCAGGTGGTGTGGAACCGGGTCATCCTGCCGGACACGTCTTCGCTGACGCTCGACAACCTTGTGGGCACCGATCCAGCCGGCTACGCCGGCTTGGAAGACGATGTGGACTGGCACTGGAAGCGCATCGTCGCGGGCGCGGTGCTGACGACGCTGCTGGGCGTCGGCGCAGAACTGGCCGCGCCGGAGAACCGCCAAGACGGCAACCGCATCGTCATCGCCGGGCGTGACAGCGCCCAGGACAGCATCAATCAGGTCGGCCAGGAGATCACCCGACGCAACATGAACATCCAGCCGACGCTGACCGAGCGGCCTGGCCTGCCCGTGCGAATCATCGTCAACCGGGATCTGGTGCTGCGGCCGTACCAGCCGCTGTTCTTCAATCGGGGAGCTTCGCAATGA
- the modC gene encoding molybdenum ABC transporter ATP-binding protein, with protein sequence MSDGLQIRLKLAFSDFALDVDLDLPGQGVTALFGHSGSGKTTCLRCVAGLEQAASAFIQVNGEVWHDTARRTFVPTYKRALGYVFQEASLFAHLSVRGNLEFGQKRVATTQRVVQMDQAVELMGIGHLLDRQPDKLSGGERQRVGITRALLTSPRLLLLDEPLAALDGKRKAEILPYLERLHSELRIPMLYVSHSQDEVARLADHLVLMSEGQAIASGPLQQTLARLDLPIAMQADAGVVIEGVTGGYDPEYQLLTLNLPGSNQTMRIAHAPQAVGSRLRFKVQARDVSLTRQPDEHSSILNRLPVVVIKEVAADHPAHVMVQLDAGGTLLLARITRYSRDLLQLQPGQPLWAQIKSVAVLA encoded by the coding sequence ATGAGCGACGGCTTGCAGATTCGCCTGAAGCTGGCGTTTAGCGACTTCGCCCTGGATGTAGACCTCGACCTGCCTGGCCAGGGCGTTACCGCACTGTTCGGGCATTCAGGCTCAGGCAAGACCACCTGCCTGCGTTGCGTGGCCGGCCTGGAACAGGCCGCCAGCGCGTTCATCCAGGTCAATGGCGAGGTCTGGCACGACACGGCACGGCGCACTTTCGTGCCCACCTACAAACGCGCGCTGGGTTATGTGTTTCAGGAGGCCAGCCTGTTCGCTCATTTGAGCGTGCGCGGCAATCTGGAATTTGGCCAGAAACGCGTGGCGACCACGCAGCGCGTCGTGCAGATGGACCAGGCAGTCGAACTGATGGGCATCGGTCACTTGCTGGACAGGCAACCGGACAAACTGTCTGGCGGTGAACGGCAAAGGGTGGGGATTACCCGCGCCCTATTGACCAGCCCGCGCTTGTTACTGCTCGATGAGCCACTGGCGGCGCTCGATGGCAAGCGCAAGGCGGAGATCCTGCCGTATCTGGAGCGCCTGCACAGCGAACTGCGCATCCCGATGCTGTATGTCAGCCACTCTCAAGACGAAGTCGCGCGGCTGGCTGACCATCTGGTACTGATGAGCGAAGGCCAGGCCATCGCCAGCGGCCCGTTGCAGCAAACCCTGGCGCGTCTTGACTTGCCGATCGCCATGCAAGCGGATGCCGGGGTAGTGATTGAGGGCGTAACTGGCGGTTATGACCCTGAGTACCAGTTGCTGACCCTGAACCTGCCCGGCAGCAACCAGACGATGCGCATCGCCCATGCCCCGCAGGCGGTCGGCAGCCGCCTGCGGTTCAAGGTGCAGGCCCGCGACGTGAGCCTGACCCGGCAACCCGACGAACACAGCAGCATCCTCAACCGCTTGCCGGTGGTGGTGATCAAAGAGGTCGCGGCGGACCACCCGGCGCATGTCATGGTCCAGCTTGATGCCGGTGGCACCTTGCTGCTGGCGCGGATCACCCGCTACTCCCGCGACCTGCTGCAACTGCAGCCCGGTCAGCCGCTGTGGGCGCAGATCAAGAGCGTCGCCGTACTGGCCTGA
- the modA gene encoding molybdate ABC transporter substrate-binding protein, whose product MPAYADEVQVAVAANFTAPIQAIAKDFEKDTGHKLVAAFGSTGQFYTQIKNGAPFEVFLAADDSTPAKLEREGDIVTGSRFTYAIGTLALWSAKEGYVDAKGDILKANSWQHLSIANPKTAPYGLAATQVLAKLNLSESTKAKLVEGQNITQAYQFVSTGNAEIGFVALSQIYKDGKLSSGSAWIVPANLHEPIKQDAVILTKGRDNAAAKALVEYLKGPKAAAVIKSFGYEL is encoded by the coding sequence ATGCCGGCCTACGCCGATGAAGTCCAGGTAGCGGTCGCCGCCAACTTCACCGCTCCGATCCAGGCGATCGCCAAGGATTTCGAAAAAGACACCGGGCACAAGCTGGTTGCGGCCTTCGGTTCCACCGGCCAGTTCTACACCCAAATCAAAAACGGCGCGCCGTTCGAGGTGTTCCTGGCCGCCGACGACAGCACCCCGGCAAAACTTGAGCGAGAAGGCGACATCGTCACAGGCTCGCGCTTCACCTATGCAATCGGCACCCTGGCACTGTGGTCGGCCAAGGAAGGTTACGTCGATGCCAAGGGCGATATTCTAAAGGCCAATAGCTGGCAACACCTGTCCATCGCCAACCCGAAAACGGCTCCTTATGGCCTGGCGGCCACCCAGGTCCTGGCCAAGCTGAACCTGAGCGAATCGACCAAAGCCAAACTGGTCGAAGGCCAGAACATCACCCAGGCTTATCAGTTCGTTTCCACCGGCAATGCCGAGATCGGTTTCGTCGCGCTGTCGCAGATCTACAAGGATGGCAAGCTGAGCAGCGGCTCGGCATGGATCGTACCGGCCAACCTGCATGAGCCGATCAAACAGGATGCGGTGATCCTCACCAAAGGCCGGGACAACGCCGCCGCCAAGGCACTGGTCGAGTACCTAAAAGGCCCGAAAGCCGCAGCGGTGATCAAATCATTCGGATATGAGCTGTAA
- the acuR gene encoding acrylate utilization transcriptional regulator AcuR, whose translation MNEPIIKPRRPGRPPKLDRDNLETREVLIRRGLEVLTEQGFTATGLDFLLKQVAIPKGSFYNYFPSKEAFVLVVLEHYADYFAHLLDQHLLNDALSPLERLVSFVQAAKAGMARHDYRRGCMVGNLGQEISVLPESFRPLLEQIQLDWQARLATCLRSAQTAGELPRSANCDELAAFFWIGWEGAVLRARLVKGDAPLNTFIAGFLRGLPQ comes from the coding sequence ATGAACGAACCCATCATCAAGCCCCGGCGTCCGGGGCGTCCGCCCAAGCTCGATCGCGATAACCTCGAAACCCGCGAGGTCTTGATCCGTCGCGGTCTTGAGGTGCTCACCGAGCAGGGCTTTACCGCCACGGGGCTGGACTTTCTGCTCAAGCAGGTCGCCATTCCCAAGGGCTCTTTCTATAACTACTTCCCCAGCAAGGAAGCGTTTGTCCTCGTGGTGCTTGAACACTACGCCGACTATTTCGCCCACCTGCTCGATCAGCACTTGCTCAACGATGCCTTGTCACCCTTGGAGCGGCTGGTCAGTTTTGTCCAGGCCGCCAAGGCCGGCATGGCGCGTCACGATTACCGGCGAGGCTGCATGGTCGGTAACCTCGGTCAGGAAATCAGCGTGCTGCCCGAGAGCTTCCGGCCGCTGCTGGAACAGATTCAACTGGATTGGCAGGCTCGCCTTGCGACGTGCCTGCGCAGTGCACAAACGGCCGGTGAGTTGCCGCGCAGTGCCAATTGCGACGAGCTGGCGGCGTTTTTCTGGATCGGCTGGGAAGGTGCGGTACTGCGCGCCCGGCTGGTAAAAGGCGACGCACCCTTGAACACCTTCATTGCCGGGTTCCTGCGCGGCTTGCCGCAGTGA
- a CDS encoding TonB-dependent receptor: MTSKLTPTRSANPLMLSALGLAVASCAGHALAEQPRDKAVQLDNINVDAAGEGAYKTERSASSKITTQLVDTPQTITVVPAQVIQEQQALSLRQVLSNVSGITFNAGEGGGGSGDSINIRGFSANSNIQIDGLRDSAQTSRTDTFNIDQVEVIKGPNSVFGGAGTTGGSINIISKQPMDRAFTRLGGSLGTDSYYRATVDTNQPLEGVGTDSAFRLNLMGHKNDVAGRDVIERERWGIAPSLRLGLSDDTRLTLSAFHQTDDNTPDYGVPALDGKKLAGVSREDYFGWRNLDKEKIEQNAFTANFEHDFNDNLRLQNLTRFSHITRDTTVSASHVNTAGLPAGRYLPAGPQAYGRHASTEMWINQTNLISNFNLLGMRHDLVTGVEISRETLDLKTYNYGIGNYPAAGYSLSNPPGYWAGPTAKATTAYTETELTNHALYAFDTIALHEQWDLNLGVRYDHFEGEADGFSPAKVRTSRFKSSDDKVSSRAGLVYKPVENGRIYLAWGNSFNPSAESLASSGGGLSATTENLDPEKNETWELGTKWELLDKRLQLDAAIFRVEKSNARETMADGSTQLAGEQRVDGIEFGVTGHISKEWDVFANYTILSSETLKAADTAAGIAREGQALGNTPPRSLNLWTTYKLPAGFTVGYGARYVSERNVSSSTTAKLDDYWVHNAMLAYQVNKNFDLQLNVNNLFDEDYVERVRQQNGTAARSSAIEYGDSRAAILSANYSF; the protein is encoded by the coding sequence ATGACTAGCAAGCTTACCCCTACCCGCTCAGCCAACCCGCTGATGCTCTCCGCCCTAGGCCTGGCTGTTGCTTCCTGCGCCGGACACGCGCTGGCCGAGCAACCCCGCGACAAGGCTGTCCAACTGGACAACATCAATGTCGATGCTGCCGGCGAAGGCGCTTACAAGACCGAACGTTCGGCGTCCAGCAAGATCACCACGCAACTGGTCGACACCCCACAGACCATCACCGTGGTTCCCGCCCAGGTGATCCAGGAGCAGCAAGCCCTCAGCCTGCGCCAGGTGCTGTCCAACGTGTCCGGCATCACCTTCAACGCCGGTGAAGGCGGCGGCGGTTCCGGCGACAGCATCAACATTCGCGGCTTCTCGGCCAACAGCAACATCCAGATCGACGGCCTGCGTGACAGCGCCCAGACCAGCCGTACCGACACGTTCAACATCGATCAGGTCGAGGTCATCAAAGGCCCGAACTCGGTGTTCGGCGGCGCCGGCACCACCGGCGGCAGCATCAACATCATCAGCAAGCAGCCAATGGATCGTGCCTTCACCCGTCTGGGCGGCAGTCTCGGCACCGACAGCTACTACCGCGCCACTGTCGACACCAACCAGCCGCTGGAAGGGGTGGGCACCGACAGCGCGTTTCGCCTGAACCTGATGGGCCACAAGAACGACGTGGCCGGCCGCGACGTGATCGAGCGTGAACGCTGGGGCATCGCGCCGTCGCTGCGCCTGGGCCTGAGCGACGACACGCGCCTGACCCTCAGCGCGTTCCACCAGACCGACGACAACACCCCGGACTACGGCGTGCCGGCGCTTGATGGCAAGAAGCTGGCCGGGGTCAGCCGTGAAGATTATTTCGGCTGGAGAAACCTCGATAAAGAGAAGATCGAGCAGAACGCCTTCACCGCCAATTTCGAGCACGACTTCAACGACAATCTGCGCCTGCAGAACCTGACCCGGTTCAGTCACATCACCCGTGACACCACCGTCTCGGCGTCCCACGTCAACACTGCCGGGCTGCCTGCCGGTCGCTACCTGCCAGCCGGCCCGCAAGCCTATGGCCGCCACGCCAGCACCGAAATGTGGATCAACCAGACCAACCTGATCAGCAACTTCAACCTGCTGGGCATGCGCCACGACCTGGTGACCGGTGTCGAGATCTCTCGCGAGACGCTGGATCTGAAGACCTACAACTACGGCATTGGCAACTACCCGGCCGCCGGTTACTCGCTGAGCAACCCGCCGGGCTACTGGGCCGGCCCAACCGCCAAGGCCACTACGGCCTATACCGAAACCGAGCTGACCAACCACGCGCTGTATGCCTTCGACACCATCGCCCTGCACGAGCAGTGGGACCTGAACCTGGGTGTACGCTACGACCACTTTGAAGGCGAAGCCGACGGCTTCTCGCCCGCCAAGGTCCGCACCAGCCGCTTCAAATCGAGCGACGACAAAGTCAGCAGCCGTGCAGGCCTGGTCTACAAACCCGTCGAAAACGGTCGCATTTACCTGGCCTGGGGCAACTCTTTCAACCCGTCGGCTGAAAGCCTGGCCTCCAGCGGCGGCGGTCTGAGCGCCACCACCGAGAATCTGGACCCGGAAAAGAACGAAACCTGGGAACTGGGCACCAAGTGGGAACTGCTCGACAAGCGCCTGCAACTCGATGCCGCCATTTTCCGCGTCGAGAAGAGCAACGCCCGGGAAACCATGGCTGATGGCTCGACGCAACTGGCTGGCGAGCAGCGTGTAGACGGTATCGAGTTCGGCGTGACTGGCCACATCAGCAAAGAGTGGGATGTGTTCGCCAACTACACCATCCTCAGCAGCGAAACCCTCAAGGCCGCCGACACCGCTGCCGGTATTGCCCGTGAAGGCCAGGCGCTGGGCAACACCCCGCCGCGCTCGCTCAACCTGTGGACCACCTACAAACTGCCAGCAGGCTTCACTGTCGGCTACGGTGCCCGCTATGTCAGCGAGCGTAACGTCAGCTCCAGCACTACAGCCAAGCTGGATGATTACTGGGTGCACAACGCAATGCTGGCCTATCAGGTCAACAAGAACTTCGACCTGCAACTCAACGTCAACAACCTGTTCGACGAAGACTATGTAGAGCGTGTGCGTCAGCAGAACGGTACTGCTGCGCGTTCGTCAGCCATCGAATACGGTGATTCGCGCGCGGCCATTCTGTCGGCCAACTACTCGTTCTAA